The genomic window CACCAGTTCTTTTGCCTTTTCCGCCAGCAGGTCGACGGTCAATCTTTCGACGCCCGGCATCGATGCGACTTGCTGCGTCTCGCCCCGGCCCTCGATCACGAACAGCGGCAGGATCAGGTCGTTGACGCTCAGCTGATTCTCGCGCACCAGGCGGCGGGAAAAATCCTGTGCGCGCAGGCGGCGCATCCGGGTGTTGGGGTAGGCGCCGCGGATGGGGCTGATACTCATGGCAATCTCACTCGGACTGAAACTCTGGGTTTTGCCGGTCGCGGTGGAGCCGGCTAAGCTGGCGGGCATGATAACAAAACAGGGAGTCACTCATGACCGTAGCTTTCTGGTGCCTACTGGCCGCGGCCATTATGCCTTACGTATTTACGTTGATCGCCAAATTTGGCGGTGAGGGCCGCTACAACAATCGTGCCCCCAGAGCCTATCTGGACTCGCAGAAGGGACTGGCGCAGCGGGCCGACTGGGCCCAGCGCAACAGTTTTGAGGCGCTGCCCATCTTTGTTGCCGCAGTACTGGCCGGCGCCGTTGCCGGAGTGGCGGACCAGTGGATGGCGATCCTGGGGTTGGGCTTTATCGCCTTTCGCGTGCTCTACGGGTTTTGTTACCTGAGAGACTGGGCCAGCACCCGCTCCATTGTGT from Microbulbifer aggregans includes these protein-coding regions:
- a CDS encoding MAPEG family protein, whose product is MTVAFWCLLAAAIMPYVFTLIAKFGGEGRYNNRAPRAYLDSQKGLAQRADWAQRNSFEALPIFVAAVLAGAVAGVADQWMAILGLGFIAFRVLYGFCYLRDWASTRSIVWSGGYLCCLALLVLAALAAPSG